Proteins from a genomic interval of Candidatus Rubidus massiliensis:
- the proS gene encoding Proline--tRNA ligase, with protein MSERTAISPTREQDFPEWFQQVIKASDMAENSPVRGCMVIKPWGYAIWENIQRQLDKKIKDTGHQNAYFPLFIPVSYLEKEAAHVEGFAKECAVITHHRLEEKNGKLIPCGELEEPLIVRPTSETIIGESFSRWVESYRDLPLLINQWANVVRWEMRPRIFLRTTEFLWQEGHTVHASEKEAQEETLKMLEVYRSFLEDVLAIPIITGEKSPGERFPGAVNTYTVEAMMQDCKALQAGTSHYLGQNFAKASNIRFSNKDGQLEYGYTTSWGVTTRMIGAMIMCHGDDDGLRVPPRIASKHIVIVPIVPKPELEEAVFKFSEEVANLLRQQQFYGNSLEVHIDKRDRRGGEKNWEWIKKGVPIRIEIGPRDIENRSVMVARRDQSSKEKNKVSIDELGHHILQALEEIQNNYYSQAKKFRDDNIHENIENLEQLKSFFEKNSGFVLAKWCGKPETEQLLDEAKVTIRCIPTVQRNTEGKCIFTGEKATLDVIIAKSY; from the coding sequence ATGAGCGAGCGCACAGCTATTTCTCCTACAAGAGAACAAGACTTTCCAGAATGGTTTCAACAAGTCATAAAAGCATCCGATATGGCTGAAAATTCTCCAGTTAGGGGATGTATGGTAATCAAACCTTGGGGGTATGCAATTTGGGAAAATATTCAACGACAATTAGACAAAAAAATTAAAGATACAGGGCATCAAAACGCTTATTTTCCCCTCTTTATTCCTGTAAGTTATTTAGAAAAAGAAGCGGCGCACGTAGAAGGTTTTGCAAAAGAATGCGCAGTAATTACTCATCACCGCCTTGAAGAAAAAAATGGAAAATTAATCCCATGTGGTGAGTTAGAGGAACCTTTAATTGTAAGGCCTACCTCTGAAACAATTATAGGAGAATCGTTTTCTCGCTGGGTTGAATCATATAGAGATCTTCCTCTCTTAATTAATCAATGGGCTAATGTGGTACGCTGGGAAATGCGACCAAGGATTTTTTTACGGACGACCGAATTTTTATGGCAAGAAGGACACACTGTCCACGCCTCAGAAAAAGAAGCACAAGAAGAAACGTTAAAAATGTTAGAAGTTTACCGCTCTTTTTTAGAAGATGTATTAGCAATACCAATTATTACTGGGGAAAAATCACCTGGTGAAAGATTTCCGGGAGCTGTAAATACCTACACGGTTGAAGCTATGATGCAAGATTGTAAAGCCTTACAAGCTGGTACCTCTCACTATTTAGGGCAAAATTTTGCTAAAGCTTCTAATATACGTTTTTCGAATAAAGATGGGCAATTGGAATATGGATATACAACTTCTTGGGGTGTAACGACCAGAATGATTGGGGCTATGATTATGTGCCATGGAGACGATGATGGCTTACGTGTCCCTCCGCGTATAGCATCGAAACACATAGTAATTGTTCCGATTGTTCCAAAGCCTGAATTAGAAGAAGCGGTTTTTAAATTTTCAGAAGAAGTGGCAAACCTATTAAGACAACAACAATTTTATGGAAATTCTCTAGAAGTACATATCGACAAAAGGGATAGAAGAGGGGGAGAAAAGAATTGGGAATGGATTAAAAAAGGTGTGCCCATAAGGATTGAAATTGGTCCTCGCGATATTGAAAATCGCAGTGTAATGGTAGCTAGAAGGGACCAGTCTTCTAAGGAAAAAAATAAAGTTTCTATCGATGAATTAGGTCATCATATTTTGCAAGCGCTTGAAGAAATACAAAATAACTATTATTCTCAGGCTAAAAAATTTCGTGATGATAATATTCATGAAAACATTGAAAATCTTGAGCAATTAAAATCTTTCTTTGAGAAGAATTCAGGTTTTGTTTTAGCAAAATGGTGCGGCAAGCCAGAAACAGAGCAACTATTGGATGAAGCTAAAGTAACCATTCGTTGCATACCAACCGTGCAAAGAAATACAGAAGGAAAATGTATTTTTACTGGTGAAAAGGCAACTTTAGATGTCATCATTGCTAAATCATACTAG
- the rng gene encoding Ribonuclease G — translation MDEILLNIESKEIRYAHLKNGQLHTLIVERKKERQLTGNIYKGRVKNILHNIQSAFIDIGEEDNGFIHISDIIENTKKFEQVYDMDFDLDYDIKKMDEKQTQTTDIEEMMKIDQFVLVQVVKEPIGSKGARLTSNISIAGRYLVLLPNSSHRGVSRKIEDRAARERLKKLIRAFEMPQDMGLICRTASCGATQEMLIEEATDLLNIWNGIVDSFQKTNEPSLLYAESDLIKKATLTAVDKKYDRILVDDYNVHQACKRIYSRYAHEHPLRIDYYRDKIPMFERFNVEREIEKTLRRKIWLPSGGYLFFDRTEAMHTVDVNSGRSTNDKTDVEESLVRINLEAAEEIARQLRLRNIGGLVICDFIDMRFRKNQRRVLERLKECMKEDSAKCTILSMSEFGLVEMTRQRVRGSLTQTIYTSCPYCNGSGLIKSHESISIEIERGLKKIIGCHQQFALRLVVHPELDHYLNHIDKKYLKTLAESLNAHLDFSTSDEMHLNDFHFYSTINNKKIEL, via the coding sequence ATGGATGAAATCCTTTTAAATATAGAATCGAAAGAAATTCGTTATGCCCACTTAAAAAATGGTCAATTGCACACTTTAATTGTTGAAAGAAAAAAAGAGCGGCAATTAACTGGAAATATTTACAAAGGGCGTGTAAAAAATATCCTCCATAACATTCAATCGGCTTTTATCGATATTGGTGAAGAAGATAACGGCTTTATCCATATTTCAGACATCATTGAAAATACTAAAAAATTTGAACAAGTCTACGATATGGATTTTGACTTAGACTACGATATTAAAAAGATGGACGAAAAACAAACTCAAACTACAGATATCGAAGAGATGATGAAAATCGATCAGTTTGTTTTAGTGCAAGTAGTAAAAGAACCTATCGGATCTAAAGGAGCTAGACTTACCTCAAATATTTCCATTGCCGGTCGATATCTAGTTTTACTCCCCAATTCATCCCATAGAGGCGTTTCTAGAAAAATTGAAGACAGAGCGGCTAGAGAAAGACTAAAAAAATTGATACGCGCCTTTGAGATGCCCCAAGATATGGGCTTGATTTGTCGAACAGCTAGTTGTGGCGCAACGCAAGAGATGTTGATTGAAGAGGCTACTGACCTTTTAAATATTTGGAATGGAATAGTCGATTCATTTCAAAAGACAAACGAACCTTCACTATTATATGCCGAGTCAGACCTTATTAAAAAAGCGACTCTTACAGCTGTAGATAAAAAATATGATCGCATCTTAGTTGACGATTACAATGTTCACCAAGCGTGCAAAAGGATTTATAGTCGCTACGCACATGAACACCCTTTGCGCATTGATTACTATCGCGATAAAATCCCGATGTTTGAACGCTTTAATGTAGAAAGGGAAATTGAAAAAACTCTAAGGCGAAAAATTTGGCTTCCAAGTGGTGGATACCTGTTCTTTGATCGCACAGAAGCTATGCATACAGTCGATGTGAATTCAGGCAGAAGTACAAACGATAAAACGGATGTTGAAGAGTCTTTAGTTCGCATCAACCTTGAAGCGGCCGAAGAAATCGCTCGACAATTGCGTTTGAGAAATATTGGAGGCCTTGTCATTTGTGATTTTATTGATATGCGTTTTAGAAAAAATCAAAGAAGGGTTTTAGAACGTTTAAAAGAGTGTATGAAAGAAGATTCTGCCAAATGCACCATTTTAAGTATGAGTGAATTTGGTTTGGTAGAAATGACGAGACAAAGAGTTAGAGGCTCTCTTACACAAACAATTTATACTTCTTGTCCTTATTGCAACGGAAGTGGATTAATTAAGAGTCATGAAAGTATTTCTATTGAAATAGAACGAGGTTTGAAAAAAATTATTGGCTGCCATCAGCAATTTGCCTTAAGACTTGTTGTTCATCCAGAATTGGATCATTACTTAAATCATATTGATAAAAAGTATTTAAAAACTTTGGCTGAAAGTTTAAATGCACACCTTGACTTTAGCACAAGTGATGAAATGCATTTAAATGATTTTCATTTTTATTCTACGATCAATAATAAAAAAATTGAGCTATGA
- the ptrA gene encoding Protease 3 precursor, whose product MIRLVTFKLMDFMKILPLKILGHLLLSFIFFTNVEVLGNEKGYTVIEDKATLPLLNQTFEQQKRIKIKLDNGLEALIISDPKTDQSSAVLTVKAGSWNDPERYPGMAHFTEHLLFLGTKDYPDEAEYMRFISENGGLTNAFTANDYTAYMFSVNNEAFASALNRFSSFFKNPLFNQSGVSRELNAIDQEFAKNYENDDFRLFQVLKEIGEPIHPNNRFSIGNSITLKNISRETVQKWYEEHYSANVMKVIVLSNKPLDELIKLTVNDFGAIKNKNLTSLPVQIPIDAKETEGKFIYVQPLKNIRTLSIIWNLPHNIGAKNLTKPSHVLCYVLGHEGEGSLLHYLKDQGLAEGLQCGVIPESNFDRMMYLSIDLTDKGLQSINQVIQNIFQTISLFKENNYPEYLFKEMQTMEKLKYQYQKRKDVFSKAMRDAMILQEEPLSSFPEQSSITSQFSLNDINNLVNYLTPEHARFYIQAPFNALNIEAEKKEKWMGVEYAIKPINPELLKSWQTISTNKNIFIPTPNPFIPKELNVIGEKTNKELLPNVQKLIDNQTGLIYFAKDDQFQEPEIYWYAEIKTPLIQQGKSSRLVVGDLLVKFVEDALIGYGYKAALAGLDYKIARTDNGISFKITGYSENAHLLFKEIVSILKNLQVNEEKFTIFKQSLLRDYQNVQKDPPIKQAFELFKHAIYKDYVLDKKKLNSLRKLDYDKFAKYVSGVFQKTYIQGLFYGNMEESQANDLGNYLIQQLVHDHYPKEEQFKQQVVDIPETGGPFYIEQKTKVRGNAVVLGIQWPEFSFSNKAAQLVLMQGMEEPFFSDLRTKQQTAYIVKSAGEEFEKKLFNIFAIQSNTHDTRDLLSRFELFIERFLQEIPLELSLSRFDNIKKSLLEQLKQPQKNSTEMGELLKNLAFKHEGDFERLNKMIQSLESLQYDDLVKISLEWMGRTNRRRLAILLKGVIPETNTFDYNKITNLQQLRAPAAVVQ is encoded by the coding sequence ATGATTCGTTTAGTAACTTTTAAGTTGATGGATTTTATGAAAATACTACCTTTGAAAATTTTAGGGCATCTATTATTATCCTTTATCTTTTTTACCAACGTCGAAGTCTTAGGAAATGAAAAGGGGTATACTGTAATAGAAGACAAAGCTACTCTTCCATTATTGAATCAAACATTTGAACAGCAAAAAAGAATAAAAATTAAACTAGATAATGGACTAGAAGCACTCATAATTTCAGATCCAAAAACAGATCAATCCTCAGCTGTTTTAACCGTAAAAGCTGGAAGCTGGAATGATCCGGAAAGATATCCTGGAATGGCTCACTTTACGGAACATTTACTTTTTTTAGGTACAAAAGACTATCCTGACGAAGCAGAATATATGCGTTTCATTTCTGAGAATGGGGGGCTAACAAATGCATTTACTGCCAATGACTACACAGCTTATATGTTTTCTGTAAATAATGAAGCCTTTGCTAGTGCCTTAAATCGTTTTTCCAGTTTTTTTAAAAATCCCTTATTTAATCAATCGGGAGTTTCGAGAGAATTAAACGCAATTGATCAAGAATTTGCTAAAAATTACGAAAATGATGATTTTCGCCTTTTTCAAGTATTGAAAGAAATTGGTGAGCCTATCCATCCCAATAACCGCTTTAGCATAGGGAATAGCATTACATTAAAAAATATTTCTAGAGAAACCGTTCAAAAATGGTATGAAGAACATTACAGTGCTAACGTAATGAAAGTTATCGTTTTATCTAATAAACCATTAGATGAGTTAATTAAACTAACTGTTAATGACTTCGGTGCTATAAAAAATAAAAATCTAACGTCCCTTCCAGTTCAAATACCAATAGACGCAAAAGAAACAGAAGGTAAATTTATTTATGTTCAGCCATTAAAAAATATTAGAACATTATCGATTATTTGGAATTTGCCACATAATATAGGCGCCAAAAATTTAACCAAACCATCTCATGTTTTATGTTATGTTTTAGGTCATGAGGGTGAAGGAAGTTTGCTACATTACTTAAAAGATCAAGGATTGGCTGAAGGATTGCAATGTGGTGTAATACCGGAAAGCAATTTTGATCGAATGATGTATTTATCAATAGACCTAACGGACAAAGGTTTACAAAGCATCAATCAGGTCATCCAAAACATTTTTCAAACAATTTCATTGTTTAAGGAAAATAACTATCCTGAGTATCTTTTTAAAGAAATGCAAACAATGGAAAAATTGAAGTATCAATACCAAAAACGAAAAGATGTGTTTAGTAAAGCTATGCGAGATGCGATGATACTTCAAGAAGAGCCTTTAAGTTCTTTTCCAGAACAATCTTCTATAACTAGTCAATTTTCATTAAATGATATCAACAACTTGGTTAATTACTTAACCCCGGAACATGCTCGGTTTTATATACAGGCTCCTTTTAACGCTTTAAATATAGAAGCTGAGAAAAAAGAAAAATGGATGGGAGTTGAATATGCTATTAAACCGATTAATCCAGAACTTTTAAAAAGTTGGCAAACGATAAGTACGAATAAAAATATTTTTATACCAACTCCTAACCCATTTATTCCAAAAGAATTGAATGTAATCGGAGAAAAAACAAATAAAGAATTACTACCTAATGTTCAAAAACTTATAGATAACCAAACAGGATTAATTTATTTTGCCAAAGATGATCAATTTCAAGAGCCTGAAATTTATTGGTATGCTGAAATTAAAACACCTTTGATTCAGCAGGGCAAGTCTTCAAGATTAGTTGTGGGGGATTTACTTGTTAAATTTGTAGAAGATGCATTAATAGGCTATGGTTATAAAGCGGCTCTTGCTGGCTTAGATTACAAAATAGCGCGAACTGATAACGGAATTTCTTTTAAAATAACTGGTTATAGTGAAAATGCACACTTATTGTTTAAAGAAATTGTTAGTATTTTAAAAAATTTACAAGTAAACGAAGAAAAATTCACAATTTTCAAGCAGTCATTGCTAAGAGATTATCAAAATGTTCAAAAAGATCCTCCCATCAAGCAAGCATTTGAACTTTTTAAACATGCTATTTACAAAGACTATGTTCTAGATAAGAAAAAATTAAATTCTTTACGTAAATTAGATTACGACAAATTCGCAAAATATGTGTCTGGGGTTTTTCAAAAAACCTATATTCAAGGACTTTTCTATGGCAACATGGAAGAATCTCAAGCAAATGATTTAGGGAATTACTTAATTCAACAGTTAGTTCACGATCATTACCCCAAAGAAGAACAATTTAAACAGCAAGTTGTTGATATTCCAGAAACTGGTGGCCCTTTTTATATTGAGCAAAAAACCAAGGTAAGAGGTAACGCTGTGGTTTTAGGGATACAATGGCCCGAATTTTCCTTTTCAAACAAAGCGGCTCAGTTAGTATTAATGCAAGGAATGGAAGAACCCTTTTTTAGTGATTTACGCACAAAGCAACAAACTGCCTACATAGTGAAATCAGCGGGGGAAGAATTTGAAAAAAAATTATTCAATATTTTTGCTATACAATCAAACACACACGATACGAGAGATTTACTTTCTAGATTTGAACTTTTTATTGAGCGTTTTTTACAAGAAATACCTCTTGAATTGTCTTTAAGTCGGTTTGATAATATTAAGAAGAGTCTTTTAGAACAATTAAAGCAACCCCAAAAAAATTCAACCGAAATGGGTGAATTGCTCAAAAACTTAGCCTTTAAGCATGAGGGTGATTTTGAACGTCTAAATAAGATGATTCAATCCTTAGAATCTTTACAATACGATGATTTAGTGAAGATTTCCCTAGAATGGATGGGGCGTACTAATCGAAGACGATTAGCTATATTGTTAAAAGGAGTTATACCGGAAACAAATACCTTTGATTACAATAAAATAACTAATCTACAACAGTTGCGAGCTCCAGCAGCAGTTGTTCAATAA
- a CDS encoding Acyltransferase, with product MTTFRASVAKKITEQLISAPIAEQILQFYDSYRAALANDLRFLQLEPLFFQFLDFIQNQCQSPYPFNVYHKAEITPFNFYHFGLDIIRPLIQMEKSKILGEFNLEQLLSQIQAKENVILFGNHQIEPDPQAISLLIEQKSPQLAFNMIFIAGHRVTTDPLAVPFSRGRNLICIYSKRYVEIPPELKKEKLLHNQKAMHKIVQLLEEGGNCIYLAPSGGRDRKNEQGQIEVAPFDPDSTEMFWLLSKKTERKTHFYPLSLYTYPLLPPPQIIKKTLGESRYTTTTPIHLYIGNEIDMHSFHGKDRKEIRIQRSNYIWEQVKENFKTLENI from the coding sequence ATGACAACTTTTCGAGCAAGTGTTGCTAAAAAAATTACTGAGCAATTAATTTCTGCCCCTATTGCTGAGCAAATTCTACAATTTTATGATAGCTATAGAGCAGCGCTTGCTAATGACCTTAGATTTTTGCAGTTAGAGCCACTATTTTTTCAATTTCTCGATTTTATTCAAAATCAATGCCAATCTCCATATCCATTTAATGTTTACCATAAAGCTGAGATAACCCCCTTTAATTTCTATCACTTTGGATTGGATATCATTCGTCCTTTAATACAAATGGAAAAATCTAAGATTTTGGGTGAATTTAATTTAGAGCAACTTCTTTCGCAAATACAAGCCAAAGAAAATGTGATTTTATTTGGAAACCATCAAATTGAACCAGATCCCCAAGCCATAAGCTTACTAATCGAGCAAAAATCTCCTCAATTAGCCTTTAATATGATTTTTATCGCTGGTCATAGAGTAACAACGGATCCATTAGCCGTGCCCTTTAGTAGAGGTCGTAATTTAATTTGCATCTATTCTAAACGATATGTAGAAATTCCTCCTGAGTTAAAAAAAGAAAAACTGCTGCATAACCAAAAAGCTATGCATAAAATTGTACAGCTCTTAGAAGAAGGGGGAAATTGTATTTACTTAGCCCCAAGTGGCGGAAGAGATCGAAAAAATGAGCAAGGTCAGATAGAAGTCGCTCCTTTTGATCCCGATAGCACAGAAATGTTTTGGCTCCTTTCAAAAAAAACGGAACGCAAAACCCATTTTTACCCCTTATCTCTTTACACTTACCCCCTGCTTCCACCTCCCCAAATAATCAAAAAAACATTAGGTGAGTCTCGTTACACCACCACTACCCCCATCCACCTTTATATTGGAAATGAAATAGATATGCATTCTTTCCATGGTAAGGATCGCAAAGAGATTAGAATTCAAAGGTCTAATTATATTTGGGAACAAGTAAAGGAAAATTTTAAAACCTTAGAAAACATTTAA
- the btrR gene encoding L-glutamine:2-deoxy-scyllo-inosose aminotransferase — MDQTLAIKGGKPLRNKPFAPWPPYDQDEKNELLETLQSRNWGGFPSPNTKAQEFAKAFAEYHGAKFGICAANGTVTLELILKAAGIKAGDEVIVPCLTWLATAAAPVYINAVPVFVDVTKDNLTIDCDLVEKAITPKTKAIIAVHLGSCLANLDRLKEICKKHQLLLIEDCAHVHGAKWNNKGVGSHGDFGSFSFQSSKLMTAGEGGIILTNDKIFEEKLQSLVNCGRKEPGYNSFSENLFGYNYRISEFQAGVLLAQLKKLSHLTALREKNGKLLSKLLAEIEGITLLKQYSQVTQPTHYQFVFKYDKNAFKGVERNKFLMALKAEGVDAAGAFYQPLHEWEMFRPCPKEWPSLKKRYPQGISANSAHTPVAHQAAYDETVWLHYHYLIGSEEDVHDIANAIKKIQNNIDQLL, encoded by the coding sequence ATGGACCAAACACTGGCTATAAAGGGTGGTAAACCTCTTAGAAATAAACCATTTGCTCCGTGGCCCCCTTATGATCAAGACGAAAAAAATGAATTATTAGAAACTTTACAATCTAGAAACTGGGGAGGATTTCCCTCTCCTAATACAAAAGCTCAAGAATTTGCTAAAGCTTTTGCTGAGTATCATGGAGCGAAATTTGGAATCTGTGCGGCAAATGGCACAGTCACTCTTGAACTTATTTTAAAAGCTGCTGGGATAAAAGCTGGAGACGAAGTAATAGTTCCTTGCCTCACATGGCTTGCCACAGCTGCAGCGCCAGTTTACATCAACGCTGTTCCGGTATTTGTAGATGTAACAAAAGATAATCTTACAATTGATTGCGATTTAGTTGAAAAAGCTATTACCCCAAAAACCAAAGCCATCATTGCTGTCCATTTAGGAAGTTGCCTTGCAAATTTGGATCGCCTAAAAGAAATATGTAAAAAACACCAATTACTATTAATAGAAGACTGCGCTCATGTTCATGGCGCTAAATGGAATAACAAAGGAGTTGGTAGCCATGGAGATTTTGGAAGTTTTTCCTTTCAAAGTTCTAAACTTATGACAGCTGGTGAAGGGGGCATTATTTTAACTAATGATAAAATTTTTGAAGAAAAACTCCAATCACTTGTGAATTGTGGTAGGAAAGAACCTGGCTATAATTCATTTTCTGAAAACCTTTTTGGATACAATTATCGCATTTCCGAATTTCAGGCTGGAGTTTTACTAGCTCAATTAAAAAAACTTTCTCACCTTACTGCCTTGCGCGAAAAAAATGGTAAATTATTAAGTAAGCTTTTAGCAGAAATAGAGGGAATTACTTTATTAAAACAATATTCTCAAGTTACACAGCCAACACATTATCAGTTTGTCTTTAAGTATGACAAAAATGCATTTAAAGGTGTCGAGCGGAATAAATTTTTAATGGCTCTTAAAGCTGAAGGCGTTGATGCAGCGGGCGCATTCTATCAACCTTTACATGAATGGGAAATGTTTAGACCCTGTCCAAAAGAATGGCCTTCCTTAAAGAAAAGATATCCTCAAGGGATATCAGCCAATTCTGCACACACTCCAGTTGCTCACCAAGCAGCTTATGATGAAACGGTTTGGCTTCACTACCATTATTTAATTGGTTCTGAAGAAGATGTGCATGATATTGCGAATGCCATAAAAAAAATACAAAACAACATAGATCAACTTTTATAA
- the ycjS gene encoding putative oxidoreductase YcjS: MKNVNVGIIGSGYIASIHYESYKALKNCTIIAQADSDVEKYKQFSSCGRTAPHFFQDYKEMLKLKNLHVVSVCIPNFLHACVIKDILRAGKHVIVEKPLCLSLKEGYEIAALAKKKGLLIGYAEELCYVPKYNRVKQIVDNGGIGKPYMVRQSEKHSGPHSPWFFQRDKAGGGALMDMGCHSIEFCRWMFNKQPVKWVFGHCANYLHKDIEVEDHVIATLEFMDGSVATVEASWALNGGDNSVATVFGTRGVIYADMLQHTGIEVFSLDGYPKMEGHPGDIGGKNSIGWTTPDFNWLWNNGYPQEIANFLQCVRNETMPKESVEDGLIVLEIIAAIYLSARTGNRVYLPLENKNFDYPFELWKAH, encoded by the coding sequence ATGAAAAATGTCAATGTAGGTATTATTGGTTCAGGTTACATTGCTTCTATTCATTACGAATCTTATAAAGCCTTGAAAAACTGCACCATCATTGCACAGGCAGATAGCGATGTTGAGAAATACAAGCAATTTTCAAGCTGCGGTAGAACTGCACCTCATTTCTTTCAAGATTATAAAGAGATGCTCAAATTAAAAAATTTACATGTCGTCTCTGTTTGCATTCCAAATTTTTTACACGCTTGTGTTATTAAGGATATTTTACGCGCTGGCAAACATGTAATAGTAGAAAAGCCTCTTTGCCTTTCTTTAAAAGAAGGTTACGAAATAGCGGCCCTTGCTAAGAAAAAAGGGTTGCTCATTGGTTATGCTGAAGAATTATGTTATGTCCCTAAATACAATAGAGTAAAACAAATCGTAGATAATGGCGGCATCGGTAAGCCATATATGGTTCGACAATCTGAAAAACACAGTGGTCCCCATTCACCTTGGTTTTTTCAAAGGGATAAAGCTGGGGGTGGAGCTCTTATGGACATGGGCTGTCATTCCATTGAATTTTGCAGATGGATGTTTAATAAGCAGCCTGTAAAATGGGTTTTTGGCCATTGCGCTAATTATTTGCATAAAGACATAGAAGTTGAAGACCACGTAATTGCTACTTTAGAATTTATGGATGGATCCGTTGCGACAGTAGAAGCTAGTTGGGCATTAAATGGAGGTGATAATTCAGTTGCTACAGTTTTTGGCACAAGAGGTGTTATTTACGCTGATATGTTACAACATACAGGTATTGAGGTGTTTTCTTTAGATGGTTATCCAAAAATGGAAGGACATCCAGGGGATATTGGGGGTAAAAATAGTATCGGCTGGACTACACCTGATTTCAACTGGCTTTGGAATAACGGTTATCCTCAAGAAATCGCCAATTTTTTACAATGTGTTCGCAATGAGACAATGCCAAAAGAAAGTGTAGAAGATGGTTTAATTGTATTGGAAATAATTGCCGCTATTTATCTCTCAGCTAGAACTGGCAATCGCGTTTATTTGCCTTTAGAAAATAAAAACTTTGATTATCCATTTGAGCTTTGGAAGGCGCATTAA